The following coding sequences are from one Veillonella rodentium window:
- a CDS encoding GMP reductase, which produces MINTTNIFDYEDVQLIPNKCIVNSRSECDTHVKLGNRTFKLPVVPANMQTIIDEALAEKLAREGYFYIMHRFHPERRMDFVKRMHDLKLYSSISIGVKKEEFALVDAFKQANLTPDYITIDIAHGHSNAVIDMIQYIKKNLPNTFVIAGNVGTPEAVRELENAGADATKVGIGPGKVCITKLKTGFGTGGWQLAAVRWCAKAATKPIIADGGIRDHGDIAKSIRFGATMVMIGSLFAGHEESPGEEKIVDGQAVKEYFGSASEFQKGERKNVEGKKIFIPSKGSIFDTLTEMEQDLQSAISYAGGTTLQAIRKVDYVLVKNSIFNGDR; this is translated from the coding sequence ATGATCAATACAACGAACATCTTTGATTATGAAGACGTGCAACTGATTCCTAATAAATGTATTGTCAACAGTCGTAGCGAGTGTGACACACATGTTAAATTGGGTAATCGCACCTTCAAATTACCTGTAGTTCCTGCTAACATGCAGACTATCATCGACGAAGCGTTGGCTGAAAAATTAGCACGTGAAGGTTATTTCTATATCATGCATCGTTTCCACCCTGAACGTCGTATGGACTTTGTAAAACGCATGCACGACCTAAAACTATATTCTTCCATCTCTATCGGTGTAAAAAAGGAAGAGTTCGCCTTAGTTGACGCGTTCAAACAAGCAAATTTGACACCCGATTACATCACAATCGATATTGCACACGGTCATTCCAATGCAGTTATTGATATGATTCAATACATTAAAAAGAACTTGCCGAATACATTTGTTATCGCCGGTAATGTAGGAACCCCGGAAGCGGTACGCGAACTTGAAAACGCTGGTGCTGATGCGACAAAGGTAGGCATCGGTCCCGGTAAGGTCTGCATTACTAAACTAAAAACCGGCTTCGGTACCGGCGGCTGGCAGCTGGCAGCGGTGCGCTGGTGTGCGAAAGCGGCCACAAAACCTATAATCGCTGACGGCGGTATCCGCGACCACGGCGACATTGCAAAATCCATCCGCTTCGGTGCCACCATGGTTATGATCGGCTCCCTCTTTGCAGGTCACGAAGAATCCCCCGGTGAAGAAAAAATTGTTGACGGTCAAGCCGTAAAAGAATACTTCGGCTCCGCCTCCGAGTTTCAAAAAGGGGAACGCAAAAACGTGGAAGGCAAAAAAATCTTCATTCCTTCTAAAGGATCCATTTTCGATACATTAACTGAAATGGAACAGGATTTACAATCCGCAATCTCCTATGCCGGCGGCACAACCTTACAGGCGATTCGAAAAGTAGATTATGTACTTGTTAAGAACTCCATCTTTAACGGCGATCGCTAA